The Pseudomonadota bacterium genome has a segment encoding these proteins:
- a CDS encoding molybdenum cofactor biosynthesis protein MoaE: MGHAGLGPEIEAVVSAKPFSVAEQYARFIGRESVATGTVVMHHGRVKIPGKVLSEFAAVILEALVEDVVDGLRLIAGEAAWNFQLHRILVIHRLGRVGPGDDVLLVVCSAATRREAFAACSWLVDEIKKEHLIRLQELPG, encoded by the coding sequence ATGGGGCATGCAGGTCTGGGGCCTGAGATCGAAGCTGTGGTTTCAGCAAAACCTTTTTCCGTCGCGGAGCAGTATGCGCGGTTTATTGGCAGGGAAAGTGTTGCTACCGGGACCGTGGTTATGCATCACGGGCGAGTCAAGATTCCCGGCAAGGTTCTGTCGGAGTTCGCGGCAGTCATTCTGGAGGCCTTGGTCGAAGATGTCGTTGACGGATTGCGCCTGATTGCCGGAGAAGCCGCCTGGAATTTCCAGCTGCATCGGATTCTGGTGATACATCGCCTTGGCCGAGTCGGTCCTGGCGATGATGTCCTCCTGGTGGTCTGTTCCGCGGCCACCCGTCGTGAAGCTTTTGCCGCCTGTTCCTGGTTGGTCGACGAAATCAAGAAGGAACATTTGATTCGTCTTCAGGAACTTCCCGGCTGA